One Cucumis melo cultivar AY chromosome 8, USDA_Cmelo_AY_1.0, whole genome shotgun sequence genomic window, TTTGGTAATTCATCTCTCAAATTATTTccgtttttttcctctcttaAATAATTTTTTGCTACTTTCAACCATTTCTTTGGTAATCAATTACAGTAttatagggtttttttttttttttttgcatgtcATATTGTTTCTTGGGATTGGTTAGAGTGCGGCGGAGATATATAGAATTGTTGCTCTTAGTTGATATTTcctttatttataattattttcgaATTTACTCTTCAAATGACATCTAAATTTGCATAAAGAAGTGCtgttctatttatttttgtttcttgagTTGAGGAACTGTTCTATGGTTGCAATTAtatgttgaaaaaataaatggatTGAGATAAGATGGAACGATCTTTGGTttgtttaataaaataataataataataataaaactgaaggaaaataaaaaagatggatCTAATAAGGATGGCTGTTTGCAGcgtgaaaaaaaaacaaaagaacagAAAAGCAAACAAATGAATGATCGATCGTTTATGAGAATTTATGAATTTGAATTGTGGGGTGAGTATATATTGTTTGTACTCGGTAATTTTAATATCATGATTCACCTTTGTAAATATAAATCCAACCATATAATTTTCGAAGACAAGAACCAAGAAATTCCCTCAATTGGGTGTGTATTAGAGTTTCAtctatttttcttgattttgtagGTGTGTTTCTGGTTAGTCTTCAAGCTTGAAAATGGCGTCGATTCATCCGTCGGAGCTCGACTCCAACGCCACCGACTCAGTAGCGTCGTCGCCGAGATCCGACCACCACTTTAATTTATCTAACGACCCACATGCTCGAGTTCGATTCATGTGCAGCTTCGGTGGCAATATCTTACCCCGACCGCACGATAATCAACTCCGATACGTCGGTGGTGAGACTCGCATTGTTGCTGTTCAACGCTCCACCACTTTCTCCCACTTCCTTGCCAAACTCGCTAAGATCACTGGCAAGTTTAACTTCGATGCCCggatttttctttgaaatttggGGGTTTATGAATTAATTCTAGTTTCGACAAGGGGAattgaatttttgttttgttcAGGTACAATTAACATGAGCATAAAGTACCAGCTTCCCAATGAAGATCTCGACGCCTTGATTTCAGTGTCAACAGACGAGGATGTGGAAAATATGATGGACGAGTACGACCGGCTTGTACAGAATCACAATCCGAAATCGGCGAGGCTCCGATTGTTTCTGTTTCCTAGAGGGGAAGATTCCAGAGCCAGTAGTATTAATTCCCTGCTCGGCGGTTCTACAAATCGGGATCACTGGTTCCTTGACGCTCTCAACGGCGGTGCTCCAGTGCCAGAGCTCGAGCGTGGCCGGTCGGAAGTTTCATCCATCGTCTCTGAAGTACCGGACTATTTGTTTGGTCTGGACAATCAGGATGATACTTCGACTCATTCACGAGAACCCAAATCGAAGAGTCGATTTAATTTGAATCCGTCTGAGAATGTTTCGGTTTCGGATCCTGGATCGCCTTCCCCTGTTGTGCCGTCGGCGACTTGTGTGACTTCGATGCCCAATCTTCC contains:
- the LOC103484567 gene encoding uncharacterized protein LOC103484567; translation: MASIHPSELDSNATDSVASSPRSDHHFNLSNDPHARVRFMCSFGGNILPRPHDNQLRYVGGETRIVAVQRSTTFSHFLAKLAKITGTINMSIKYQLPNEDLDALISVSTDEDVENMMDEYDRLVQNHNPKSARLRLFLFPRGEDSRASSINSLLGGSTNRDHWFLDALNGGAPVPELERGRSEVSSIVSEVPDYLFGLDNQDDTSTHSREPKSKSRFNLNPSENVSVSDPGSPSPVVPSATCVTSMPNLPPVKTRPDTPSPRAEPVDKTPENCEPPAIPFSQPPGYPNSPMMHYFPGTNYPGHHQQVVYVLPGQIPPGNVPVQHIPIQTQPSYVQQFQPVGGGQVPLAYHHPVTMGGQVYGGGMGPVSGYDPQAEAVRMAADGVSQQMYYGVQNAARAPPYAMGMMGGPVAEEARGSGSETRTGSRVSP